Below is a window of Roseivirga misakiensis DNA.
AGACTAGAATTACTTGGTCAATTCAATTACGGATCAGGTAGTACAGTTTATACGGCAAACGATAGGTTCGTTTTAGATAACTTCTCAATCTCTACGGCTAAACTTGAGTTGAAAGGATCAGACTTTTATGTAAGAGCCTACACTACGCAAGAAAATTCTGGCGATAGTTATGCAGCCAATACCTTAGCACAAAGAATTAATCAAGCTACTTATCTAGAACCATATTTGTTGGCATTTTCTGGTGCTAGATTGGCAGGTCAAAACGTAGTAGACTCACACGCTGCGGCTAGAATAGCTGCTGATGCAGTTCAACCACAACCTGGTTCTGCGACTTTCGATGCGCTATCGGATCAAATCAGAAACACTTCTATCGCCGCAGGTGGTGCTAAGTTCTTAGACAACTCTAACCTTTACCATGTAGAAGGAAGTTGGGACTTAACAGATAGAATTGAGTGGGCAGAAGTAGTTGTAGGTGCTAACTGGAGACGTTACGGACTTGTTTCTGAGGGTACATTATTCGCCTTAGACAATAACAATGAAGAGATTTCTTTCAGTGAGTGGGGTGCTTACACGCAAATTACTAAACGCTTCTTAGACGATAACTTGAAAATTCAAGGGTCTATGAGATACGATAAGAACGAAAACTTCGAAGGTCAATTATCACCTAGAATTTCGGCTGTAGGAACACTTGCTGGAAACCACAACATTAGAGGTTCATTCCAAAGAGGTTTCCGTATCCCGACTACACAAGATCAATTCATTGATCTAGATGTGGTAACTAGACGACTAATTGGTAGTAACAGCCTATTAGTAGACAGATACAATTTCCAAACAAACCAAATCTATACTACGAATAGTGTGAACGCAGCACGTGCTGCAGGCAATGCTTCCCTCCTAGTGGAAGAAGTTAGAGTTAACGACGAATTCACAACTGAAAAAGTAAATACATTCGAAGTTGGATATAAAGGACTTTTCCTTGATGGTAGATTATTAGTTGATGCTTACTACTACCATAGTGTTTACACAGATTTCATCGCTGAGATTGACTTTACGCAAGCCGTACCTAACGGATTAACTGGTGCTAATCCTGATGCTGGATCAACTGCTCAACGCGACGCCATTGTAAATGGTACCGTAGCAACTCAGCGTTTCGGTTTTGACGTTAATGCAGAGGGTAAAGTGAAATCACAAGGTTGGGCTGTACAAGTTGACTACAACTTAGACGGTGGTTACTTTATTGGTGGTAACGTGGCTTTTAATGAGTTAATTTCGCAAGATGACTTATTGGCGCAAGGCTTTAGAGCAAGCTACAATACACCAAAATATAGATATAACGTAAAGTTTGGTAACAGAAAAGTTACAGATAGAATCGGATTCAACATTAACTACAGATGGCAACAAGCTTTTCTGTGGGAGTCATCTTTTGGTGTAGGCGTTATTCCAGAATTTGGAACATTAAATGCGCAAGTGAGCTACAAAGTTCCTGAGTGGAAATCTACTATCAAACTCGGTGCTAGTAACTTGCTAAATGAGCGTTATACTACCTCATTTGGTAACCCGAACATCGGTGGTATTTACTATGTACAGATCACTTTTGACGAATTCTTTAAGTAAAACCCAGCATAGAAATGAAAAATCTTAAGATATATTTATTAGCACTGTTAGCTTTTGCCTTCGTCATTCAATCATGTGATGAAGACGTAGATCTCATTTTACAGCAGGAAATCGAGAACCCACTTCCTGGTGAGGTTACTGGTACACCTGGATCACTTGATTTAAGCAATTATGTTTCGATCGGTAATTCTATTGCTGCTGGTTTTCAAGATGGAGCACTTTATACAGATGCTCAGAATCAAAGTTTTGCTACTTTCCTAGGTACACAATTCCAAGTAACTGGTGTTGGTGGGCAAGCCTTCAACGTACCAAGCATTAATTCTGTCAATGGACTTTCTGGCGCAAATCCAGCCGGAGGATTCTTCGGAAGGTTTGAACTTAGTTTAAGCCAGCTTAGACCAGTTCCTACTGAAGGTGAATTATTTGGTGCATTTGACGGGGACAATTCAGCATTAAACAACTTTGCTGTTCCAGGCATGAAGGTGACGGATATTTCTCTGCCTTCACTTGCGGGAAGCAATCAACTTTATGGAAGGTTTGCTTCTTCTCCTGGGACATCAACGGTTCTTGGTGATGCCTTGGCTACTGACCCAACCTTTTTCACTTATGAATTAGGTTCTAATGATGTTCTTGGCTATGCAACTTCTGGTGGGGCAAACATAGCTGACATTACAGATGCCGTTTCTTTCCAAACAAGTCTACAGACTTCTTTGAGTGCCTTAGTAGCATCAGGAGCTAAAGGTGTGGTAATGAATGTTCCAATGATGCTGACAGCACCATTTTTCAGAGCTGTTCCTTACAACGCTGTTCCTTTGGATGCGGCAACTGCTCAAGCGCTGAATGCTGGCTTTGCTGGCTTTAATCAAGCACTAGCAGGAATGGTTCAAGCTACTTTAATTACTCAAGCAGACATGGATCAAAGAATGGTAGCGTACCAAGCCGGTGCTAACCCAATTCTTATCTTTGATGAATCACTTGAAGATTTAGGTCCTAAATTCGATCTTCTAGGCCTTCCTGCAGCAGCAAGAGCTGGATTAGAACCATTTAGACAATCTAGGCCAGCTGTAGCAACAGATTTACCACTGCTGACAGCAGCCACAGAAATCGGTAGAGATGTAACGGGTACTGGAACAGTTCTTTCAGGAATCTCGCTTCCAATTGCAGACAACTTTATCCTAACACAGGCTGAACAAGTTGATGTGATTACAGCAAGAGTTACTTACAACACGATTATTTCTAACGTTATTCAGGCGATAAATGCTGCGGAAGGTAGCACAGTGCTAGCTGAGTATGACATCAATGTTCAATTGGCTGATATTGCTGGTCTAAATACGGCAACAGCAACACAATTAGGACTTTCTGCGGAAGCAATTGCAGCTGCTGATGGAACATTAGGAATCATTGTTGACGGTGTTAGTTTAGCGCCTGACTTTAGCCCTAACGGTGTATTCTCCACAGATGGAATTCATCCAAATCCAAGAGGACACGGTATCGTGGCTAATGCAATGATTCAGTTAATGAATGACACCTTCGGTTCTACGATTCCATTGATGAATGTATTGGCACTAAGAGGTATAATTGCTACAGATTAACATTTCTCGACAGCAACAAAAAAGGGTTTCGAATATTCGAAACCCTTTTTTTATGTCTTATAATTATTGCTCATAAAAAAAGAAACCCGAGAACGTATTTCTCGGGTTTCACCTCAACCAATAGATTAATAACCATCAACTTCACTTTCCAACTTCACTTTGTTTTTTGCTTAACCTGACATATACTTTACAAGTCTTCTGCCAACTTTAGCGAAAACCACATCTTATTGATATACAGTGATTTACAAAATTTAAATCTGTGCCGAACATTACTTTTTATACCATTATTGGAATATCTCTCCCATACTGGGATTCTTAAACCTGTTTGGGCTTATGACTCATCAGCTTTTCTAGCTATTTTTGCCAGCAAAACACTCCCTCCTTATGCCTGGATTTGAAATATTTGGTAACGAAGAAAGAAAAGAAGTAAACGACGTTTTAGAGTCTGGTATTTTAATGCGATATGGCTTCGATCATATGCGAAATGGTCATTGGAAAGCCAAAGAACTTGAAAAAGCAATTACCGAAACATTTCAGGTTGGCCATGCACAACTGACTTCAAGCGGAACTACCGCATTGAGCACGGCCATGGCCGTAATGGGTGTTGGTGCAGGTGATGAAGTGATCATGCCAACCTTTACTTTTGTAGCAAGTTTTGAGGCCATCATTGCGGCAGGTGCTACCCCTGTACTGGTCGATATAGATGATACCCTTTGTTTAGATCCGAAAGCCGTTGAACGAGCCATTACTCCGAAAACTAAAATGGTAATGCCAGTTCACATGTGTGGTGCTATGGCACAAATGGACGAGCTTCAAGCGTTATGCAAGGCACATAATATATTGCTTCTAGAAGATGCTTGTCAAGCAATTGGCGGAACTTTTAATGGACAAAAGCTAGGAACCATCGGAGATGGCGGAACCTTCTCCTTTGACTTTGTAAAAACCATTACCTGTGGTGAAGGCGGTGTCTTTTTGACAAATAACGAAGAATATTTTAAAAATGCTGATCACTATACCGATCATGGACATGATCATGTGGGCAGCGATCGCGGTGCTGAAACTCACCCATTCTTGGGATACAACTACAGAATATCCGAATTACACGCCGCAGTTGGCCTAGGACAAATTCGTAAACTAGATCATATCTTGGCAACACAAAGAAAAAACAACGCGGTGATCAAGGCTGCATTAAGCCAAGTCGAAGGAGTTACTTTTAGGCGTATAGCAGATCCTGCAGGTGATAACGCTTCATTCTTGTCTTTCTTCTTGCCGACAGAAGAATTGACCCGATCTGCGCATAAGGCACTGTTAGACAATGGGCTTGGTGGAAATTTCTACTGGTACGACAATAATTGGCATTACATAAAAAAATGGGAGCACTTGAAGAATGCTACTTCACTCTTCCCGCTTAACCCAGGCTTAGTGGAAGCGATCGGTAAGATGGACTTTGAAAACTTCCAGCAGTCTGATGCCATTATGGGGAGAACCATTTCATCGTTAATAAACCTTACTTGGACGGACGAACAAGCCCAAGAAAGAGCCGAGAAAATGGCAGCTACCATTAAATCTGTTCTTTCATGAAAGTTGTAGCACTAATTCCTGCACGATATGACGCTACAAGGTTTCCTGGCAAACTTATGGCCAAGCTTGGTAGCAAAACAGTAATACTCCGCACCTATGAATCTGTGATTAAAACAGGACTATTCGCGGAAACTTACGTGGTCACAGATTCTGATGTCATTTATAAAGAGATTACATCCAATGGTGGGAAAGCTATAAAAAGTCAAAAAGAGCATGAATGTGGTAGCGATCGTATTGCAGAAGCTGCCGAACAAATAGAAGCAGATATCATCGTGAACGTACAGGGCGATGAACCTTTTACCAAAAAAGCTCCATTAGAGCAACTATTAGCTGTTTTTGAAGGAAAGGATGCTGATCAGATCGATTTAGCATCGCTCATGCAAGTACTTACGAAGGTAAACCTAATAGAAGACCCGAATTATGTAAAAGTGGTGGTTGACAACAACGATTATGCGTTGTTCTTTTCTCGATCCCCTATTCCCTACCCTCGCAATAAGGAAGCGGATACAAAATACTTTGAACATATCGGTGTGTACGCCTTTAGAAAACAAGCGCTTTTGGATTTCTACCATACGCCAATGACGGTTCTTGAGGACACTGAAAAAATTGAATGTTTACGATATCTTGAGATTGGTAAAAAAATCAAGATGGTAGAAACAGAATACATGGGTATTGAAATCGATACGCCTGAAGATTTAGAAAACGCGAAAGCATTTATTGAAGAAGACTAATGACAACATTTAAGAACTTCCCAATGGTTAAAATGGTCGTTTACGGCCGAGGTTCATTTGACCAAACCGCCAGTATTTTAGCTTCACAAAGAAAAGGCGACTATCCGTTTATCTTCTTGGTGGATGATATCTTTAAAGAAAGAGAAAGTCTAATCAGCCGCATACCACTTGAGAAAAAAGACAAAGTCATCTTCGCGAGTGCTGAAGACGAACCTAAAACCAAGCAAGTCGATCGTATCGCTAAAGAACTCATCGAGGAATTCGGGGAAGTATCTGGTATCATAGGACTTGGTGGTGGAAGTATGCTAGATTTGGCAAAAGCCGTGGCACTGATGATGACCAACCCAGGTTCTTCAGCCGACTACCAAGGTTGGGACTTAGTAAAAGTACCAGGTGCCTATCACGTAGGGATTCCTACCCTATCAGGTACTGGAGCAGAAGTTTCTAGAACTACCGTACTGACCGGACCTGAGAGAAAACTAGGGATGAACTCTGATTATACGCCATTCGATCAGATCGTACTAGACCCAGCACTGATTAAGAATGCACCAAAAAATCAAAGATTCTACACTGGCATGGACTGCTATATCCACTGTGTTGAATCATTAACTGGAACTTATTTAAACGCATTTTCAAAATCATATGGCGACAAAGCCCTGGAGTTATGTGAAGAGGTTTTCTTGGAAAAAGATGTATGGGATGAGGACTCTGACGATAAACTGATGATGGCATCGTACCACGGTGGTATGTCCATTGCCTACTCACAAGTGGGCGTTGCTCATGCGGTGTCATATGGTCTTAGTTTTTTACTGGGAACCAAACACGGCATAGGTAATTGTATCGTATTTGATCAGCTAGAAGAGTTTTATCCAGAAGGCGTAGAAAAATTCAAAGCCATGGTCGATAAGCATCAAATACATATTCCTAAGGGGATTTGTGCTGGGCTTTCCGATCAACAATTTGAAGAAATGATCGATGTGGCGCTATTCTTGGAACCACTTTGGGAAAATGCTCTCGGAAGTAATTGGCGTGACACTATTACGCGTAAGAAACTTCGAGAAATGTACGAGAAGATGTAATGATAAACTGATACTAAACCACCCAGGTATCGTTTAAGCATTGTTTACCTTTAATTGGGCATACTTATTGAACAAAGAAGCACCGACACTTAATCGATGGTTAGATTAAGATAAATTTAGTAGCTTCCATTTAAATTTTATCTCAAATGAAACGCAGAGACTTTATTGGAAAAACCAGCTTGGCAACAGCCGGATTAATGACAGCACCTAGTTTGGTTTCCAAAGCATTAGAAGACGACATAGTGAAAGTATTTGGATTCCAGGCATATACCGTTCGTGACGTTATTTATGACGATATGGCCGGTACACTAAAAACACTTAGAAAAGCTGGGTTTAGCTATATGGAGTTATTCGACTTTCAGGAAGGAAAACTCCTTGGTAAACCGATCGCAGAGGCTAAAAAGATTATTGAAAAATCTAAAATCAAAGTAAAAAGTATCCACGTCCCAACGGGAGCAGCCAAAGGCCAAAACGTATCTGGCACCATGCGGGTAGATTTCCAACGGGCGATAGATGATGCTGCCGAATTAGGAGCTGAGTACCTCGTTTGCCCCTACTTGACAGCTGACGAAAGAAAAACGATAGATCAATACAAAGAGCTGGCTGAACTGTTACAGAAGTGCGGCGAAATGTGCCAGAAGTCAGGATTAGGGTTTGCCTATCACAATCATGAGTTTGAGTTTGAAAAACTACAAGGCCAAATTCCTTACGATATCATTCTGGAGACAGATCCTTATTACGTAAAATTAGAACTGGACATGTACTGGGTAAGGTATTCAGGGCTTGATCCTATCAACCTGATTCGTGAAAACGCTGGAAGAATTCCAATGTGGCATGTAAAAGACCTAGCACTAGACGATGCGAAAAGCATGACAGAAGTTGGTAACGGCATTATAGACTGGCCACAACTTTTCAGGTATCGTGCTGAGTCAGGTATGCGATACTTCTACATAGAGCAGGATAGAAACTTTGCTTCGAATAGTGTTGATAGCTTGAGAACAAGCATCAAACATTTGAAAAAAATGAGATTCTAGTTGAAAGTCACTAAACTAACAAAGGCATCGTCAAAGGATGCCTTTTTGCTTTCTGGCATAGCGCAAAAAGCGAAGGCACATTGGGGCTATCCAGCCGAATGGCTCGAATTATGGAAGCCAGATTTAACTTTTGATCAAGACTATCTGAACTCCCATAATACTTACACAATTTCAGAGGACGGAACTTCCACCCCACTAGGCTTCTGCATCGTCATTGAGGAGGGTAATCATTTCCAAATTGAACATTGCTGGGTTAATCAAAGCCAAATAGGAAAAGGTTTAGGGAAGAAATTGATGGAAGAAGTGCTGAAAAAAGAACCCTATCTAAATCATGAATTTCAAGTGTTATCAGACCCTAATGCGGTTGGGTTCTATGAAAAATTTGGATTTCAGGTGAAGCAAATGATTCCCGGCGTTCCTGAGGGGCGTGAATTGCCACTGATGGTCATGACGAATCACAGTACCTAGTTTATCCAGAAAGTATTATCTTACTTTCTGTCATTCAACCCTATGCAAACTAACAAACTTCGGTTTTGGTCGATTACAGTCGCTTTAGCCGGTTTTCTCTTTGGATTCGACACGGTCGTTATATCTGGAGCTAACCAACCCATCAAAGAACTCTGGAATACCTCCCCTTTTTTTCATGGCACTTTTATCATGTCTATGGCCCTATGGGGAACCGTTTTTGGCGCTTTACTAGGTGGTATTCCTTGCGATAAATTTGGACGAAAGAAAACGCTATTTTGGATCGGTATACTCTATTTAGTCTCTGCACTTGGATCTGGATTGGCTACAGACCCATATACTTTCTCTTTTTTTCGTTTCATAGGAGGCCTCGGAGTTGGAGCATCTTCGGTAGCAGCACCGACTTATATTTCAGAGATTTCAGGCCCGAAAAACAGGGGCCAACTCGTTGCGCTCTATCAATTTATGATCGTATTCGGGATACTGATTGCCTTTATTTCTAACTATTTACTTGATGGAGTTGGCGGCGCCAACGACTGGCGCTATATGCTCGGAATTGAAGCCCTACCAGCCATTGTTTATTCAATTATGGTGTTAGGCGTTTCAGAAAGCCCTCGGTGGCTTGTTTTAAAGAAAAAAGCACCTGTAGAGGCTTTAGCCGTATTAAAATTGATCAATTCAGAAAACGCTTCGACGGAATTGGATCGTATTACCCAAGATATATCTCCAAAGACTACTAGAGATCGATTATTTTCTAAAAAGTACAGCAGACCTATAATGCTTGCTTTTCTTCTCGCCTTTTTCAACCAACTATCAGGCATCAACTTCATTCTCTATTATGCACCAGAGCTACTTGACACAGCTGGAATTACCGACGCCCTCCTCAGTTCTATTTCCATAGGAGGAATTAACTTGATTTTTACCATGCTCGGAATGTTTCTCATAGATCGGCTTGGTAGAAAACAGCTTATGTATATTGGTTCTGTAGGTTATATCGTGGGCTTAGCAGGAACTGCCTATTGCTTTTATAATGCCGCTGATCCACTCCTTTTACTGAGTTTTATCCTACTATTTATTGCTTCACATGCCATAGGCCAAGGAGCAGTTATTTGGGTATTTATTTCTGAGATTTTCCCCAATCAAGTACGAGCATTTGGGCAGTCATTTGGTTGTGGAGTCCATTGGGTATTTGCCGCTTTAATTACCCTCCTAACCCCAGTCTTTATTGATAAAGAGGACGGCATATTCGGTGAGAATCCTTGGCCGGTTTTTGCCTTTTTCGCCTTTATGATGTGCCTACAATTACTATTCACATGGAAAGTAATGCCTGAAACTAAAGGCAAGTCATTGGAAGTCCTTGAAAAAGAACTCACTCGGCAAATAGACCGATAAAAAAGCAGTGGTTTTTCAAATACCGTACATAGAATTGCTTGTTGTATCGGTATTGAAGATTGAGTACATTCCAGAAAATACCTTAAAACAACTATCATGAAATCAATCCGCAGTTATCTGCTGGCAATGCTAATGGCATTACCAGTTACAATTTTCGCTCAGGAAATTGTAATAGACCCAGCCAACATTGTACTAGATGTTGGTGCTGAGACAAAAATCAACGCTTATGTGATGAAAGATGGCAAAAAACTAGATACTCCTGTAAGGATGTTTTCTAGAGCCAGAAAAAGTCTAAGCGTTAATAGTACCAACACTGTTAAAGCCATATTGCCTGGCACTTTCGACGTCATTGCCATTGCTCCCGGTGCTGAAAGAAAGACTTTTAAAGTGACCGTAAACTTCCCTCCGATTGCCGAAATCAAATTGGACGATATTCCGAATAAAATCTATGCGGGTACACCAATTAACCTGACCTACACCGTAATGGATGAGGCAGGACTAGTGAGAGACAATCCAGATATAGCTTTTTCTTCGCAAAACGAGGCGATCGCTACCGTCAATTCCTTCGGCATGGTGACTACTTATAAGCCTGGTAAAACTTCAATTGAAGTAAAATCAGAAAATGTAGTCAACACGATTAGAATCAACGTGGTAAAAAATCCAATCGAAAGAATTGAACTTTCGGCTGATGGTGATCAAGCGAGAACTGGTGACGTATTCCACTTTAAAGCCAAAGCGCTCGATGCAAAAGGAAAAGAAATAGCTGATGCTCCTTTGTATTACTCATTCAATGGTATTTCTGACAATGTGAGTAGAAACGCCTCTGGTTTGATCAAACAAGATGGCCGATTCGTTGCTGATCAGCCTGGTATGTACACCGTTACCGTTTCGTGCGGCGTAGCATCTGCTTCAAAAAGCGTGAAAATCTCTGCAAGAGACGTTGCAAGGAAAATCGAAGTAGTAGGCCATGGGTCTGTAAACAACAAACACACTTCTGACCTATGGGTTTGGGAAGGTGTTGATGGAAGAGATTATGCCGTTACAGGTACTTGGGGTGCCGATGGTATGGCATACTTCTGGGATGTGACTGATCCTGCAA
It encodes the following:
- a CDS encoding TonB-dependent receptor produces the protein MQTITLSAQTEVSVSGSVVDDATGESLPGVNIRVKDKVIGTITLPDGKFSLTVKDAPPITLIFSYVGYKPQELEINQNNVSNLEIRMEESVIFGQEVVVSASRVEESILTSPVSIEKLDILDIQNTTGATFYEGLASLKGVDFSTQSLTFKSINTRGFGANGNTRFVQLIDGIDNQAPGLNFAVGNIVGINDLDLESAEMIPGAASALYGPNAINGILLLNSKNPFDYQGFSAYAKTGVNSVETNATGSLEQNAELYQDYGFRWAKSFNNKLAFKITGSYLRANDFVGTDTRDQGFNTFGVVERGAESRGDNRLYNGVNTYGDFDITVGQIADIAIAGGNTSLPPIRTLIPDGLDGLFTPTGFEEATFVDNTTESIKLGGALHYRLNDRLELLGQFNYGSGSTVYTANDRFVLDNFSISTAKLELKGSDFYVRAYTTQENSGDSYAANTLAQRINQATYLEPYLLAFSGARLAGQNVVDSHAAARIAADAVQPQPGSATFDALSDQIRNTSIAAGGAKFLDNSNLYHVEGSWDLTDRIEWAEVVVGANWRRYGLVSEGTLFALDNNNEEISFSEWGAYTQITKRFLDDNLKIQGSMRYDKNENFEGQLSPRISAVGTLAGNHNIRGSFQRGFRIPTTQDQFIDLDVVTRRLIGSNSLLVDRYNFQTNQIYTTNSVNAARAAGNASLLVEEVRVNDEFTTEKVNTFEVGYKGLFLDGRLLVDAYYYHSVYTDFIAEIDFTQAVPNGLTGANPDAGSTAQRDAIVNGTVATQRFGFDVNAEGKVKSQGWAVQVDYNLDGGYFIGGNVAFNELISQDDLLAQGFRASYNTPKYRYNVKFGNRKVTDRIGFNINYRWQQAFLWESSFGVGVIPEFGTLNAQVSYKVPEWKSTIKLGASNLLNERYTTSFGNPNIGGIYYVQITFDEFFK
- a CDS encoding sugar porter family MFS transporter, with product MQTNKLRFWSITVALAGFLFGFDTVVISGANQPIKELWNTSPFFHGTFIMSMALWGTVFGALLGGIPCDKFGRKKTLFWIGILYLVSALGSGLATDPYTFSFFRFIGGLGVGASSVAAPTYISEISGPKNRGQLVALYQFMIVFGILIAFISNYLLDGVGGANDWRYMLGIEALPAIVYSIMVLGVSESPRWLVLKKKAPVEALAVLKLINSENASTELDRITQDISPKTTRDRLFSKKYSRPIMLAFLLAFFNQLSGINFILYYAPELLDTAGITDALLSSISIGGINLIFTMLGMFLIDRLGRKQLMYIGSVGYIVGLAGTAYCFYNAADPLLLLSFILLFIASHAIGQGAVIWVFISEIFPNQVRAFGQSFGCGVHWVFAALITLLTPVFIDKEDGIFGENPWPVFAFFAFMMCLQLLFTWKVMPETKGKSLEVLEKELTRQIDR
- the kdsB gene encoding 3-deoxy-manno-octulosonate cytidylyltransferase → MKVVALIPARYDATRFPGKLMAKLGSKTVILRTYESVIKTGLFAETYVVTDSDVIYKEITSNGGKAIKSQKEHECGSDRIAEAAEQIEADIIVNVQGDEPFTKKAPLEQLLAVFEGKDADQIDLASLMQVLTKVNLIEDPNYVKVVVDNNDYALFFSRSPIPYPRNKEADTKYFEHIGVYAFRKQALLDFYHTPMTVLEDTEKIECLRYLEIGKKIKMVETEYMGIEIDTPEDLENAKAFIEED
- a CDS encoding sugar phosphate isomerase/epimerase family protein, whose translation is MKRRDFIGKTSLATAGLMTAPSLVSKALEDDIVKVFGFQAYTVRDVIYDDMAGTLKTLRKAGFSYMELFDFQEGKLLGKPIAEAKKIIEKSKIKVKSIHVPTGAAKGQNVSGTMRVDFQRAIDDAAELGAEYLVCPYLTADERKTIDQYKELAELLQKCGEMCQKSGLGFAYHNHEFEFEKLQGQIPYDIILETDPYYVKLELDMYWVRYSGLDPINLIRENAGRIPMWHVKDLALDDAKSMTEVGNGIIDWPQLFRYRAESGMRYFYIEQDRNFASNSVDSLRTSIKHLKKMRF
- a CDS encoding GNAT family N-acetyltransferase, which produces MKVTKLTKASSKDAFLLSGIAQKAKAHWGYPAEWLELWKPDLTFDQDYLNSHNTYTISEDGTSTPLGFCIVIEEGNHFQIEHCWVNQSQIGKGLGKKLMEEVLKKEPYLNHEFQVLSDPNAVGFYEKFGFQVKQMIPGVPEGRELPLMVMTNHST
- a CDS encoding DegT/DnrJ/EryC1/StrS family aminotransferase, whose translation is MPGFEIFGNEERKEVNDVLESGILMRYGFDHMRNGHWKAKELEKAITETFQVGHAQLTSSGTTALSTAMAVMGVGAGDEVIMPTFTFVASFEAIIAAGATPVLVDIDDTLCLDPKAVERAITPKTKMVMPVHMCGAMAQMDELQALCKAHNILLLEDACQAIGGTFNGQKLGTIGDGGTFSFDFVKTITCGEGGVFLTNNEEYFKNADHYTDHGHDHVGSDRGAETHPFLGYNYRISELHAAVGLGQIRKLDHILATQRKNNAVIKAALSQVEGVTFRRIADPAGDNASFLSFFLPTEELTRSAHKALLDNGLGGNFYWYDNNWHYIKKWEHLKNATSLFPLNPGLVEAIGKMDFENFQQSDAIMGRTISSLINLTWTDEQAQERAEKMAATIKSVLS
- a CDS encoding SGNH/GDSL hydrolase family protein, which translates into the protein MKNLKIYLLALLAFAFVIQSCDEDVDLILQQEIENPLPGEVTGTPGSLDLSNYVSIGNSIAAGFQDGALYTDAQNQSFATFLGTQFQVTGVGGQAFNVPSINSVNGLSGANPAGGFFGRFELSLSQLRPVPTEGELFGAFDGDNSALNNFAVPGMKVTDISLPSLAGSNQLYGRFASSPGTSTVLGDALATDPTFFTYELGSNDVLGYATSGGANIADITDAVSFQTSLQTSLSALVASGAKGVVMNVPMMLTAPFFRAVPYNAVPLDAATAQALNAGFAGFNQALAGMVQATLITQADMDQRMVAYQAGANPILIFDESLEDLGPKFDLLGLPAAARAGLEPFRQSRPAVATDLPLLTAATEIGRDVTGTGTVLSGISLPIADNFILTQAEQVDVITARVTYNTIISNVIQAINAAEGSTVLAEYDINVQLADIAGLNTATATQLGLSAEAIAAADGTLGIIVDGVSLAPDFSPNGVFSTDGIHPNPRGHGIVANAMIQLMNDTFGSTIPLMNVLALRGIIATD
- a CDS encoding LVIVD repeat-containing protein; the protein is MKSIRSYLLAMLMALPVTIFAQEIVIDPANIVLDVGAETKINAYVMKDGKKLDTPVRMFSRARKSLSVNSTNTVKAILPGTFDVIAIAPGAERKTFKVTVNFPPIAEIKLDDIPNKIYAGTPINLTYTVMDEAGLVRDNPDIAFSSQNEAIATVNSFGMVTTYKPGKTSIEVKSENVVNTIRINVVKNPIERIELSADGDQARTGDVFHFKAKALDAKGKEIADAPLYYSFNGISDNVSRNASGLIKQDGRFVADQPGMYTVTVSCGVASASKSVKISARDVARKIEVVGHGSVNNKHTSDLWVWEGVDGRDYAVTGTWGADGMAYFWDVTDPANITKIDSVQVDARTVNDVKISEDGTICVISREGASDRKNGLVIIDVKNPREAEIISRFDENMTGGVHNVFIADNHIYALSGGQKYYIINIDDPKNPYAVSKFELDTPGHSIHDVWVEDGIAYSSNWSDGIQLVDVGNGIAGGSVKNPTQFASYAYPNNANHASFPYRSKSTGKFYVIGGDEIFPYGLNTQPGGVNRAAGYLHVVDFTDLDNPEEIARFEVPNAGSHNYWIEDDILYVAFYNEGVRVVDLSGELMGDLRAQGREIAWIVPNDPNGYSANSPFTWGAQLYKGHIFYADFNSGLWSAKLEPEKPKETQIQSK
- a CDS encoding iron-containing alcohol dehydrogenase family protein, translated to MTTFKNFPMVKMVVYGRGSFDQTASILASQRKGDYPFIFLVDDIFKERESLISRIPLEKKDKVIFASAEDEPKTKQVDRIAKELIEEFGEVSGIIGLGGGSMLDLAKAVALMMTNPGSSADYQGWDLVKVPGAYHVGIPTLSGTGAEVSRTTVLTGPERKLGMNSDYTPFDQIVLDPALIKNAPKNQRFYTGMDCYIHCVESLTGTYLNAFSKSYGDKALELCEEVFLEKDVWDEDSDDKLMMASYHGGMSIAYSQVGVAHAVSYGLSFLLGTKHGIGNCIVFDQLEEFYPEGVEKFKAMVDKHQIHIPKGICAGLSDQQFEEMIDVALFLEPLWENALGSNWRDTITRKKLREMYEKM